The genome window ATTGCGTAGAGTACGCTACATAAACTCCGTTCACCCTGTCACAAGCGAAGATCTTaactccacgcactgttccaaaatgctccgtacgatgttgatgtggtcaatgcaggaggatcggaAACAagcttgctctctgtcgatgaaACTTTCGAGATatcctttgatgcgttccaggattattttagctatttgtttggtaaaacttcctacatataaattttgcaaatttgcaGCAAATGCATAACACCAGGTGTACGGCAAAAATCCAACTACTAAGATTAAATCGATTCTCACTTTTGCAGATATGAAAATATTCCTGAAAAATGGGAACCGCCAACTCAACAACCATACAAAGTGCAAGAGGATCTATATAACTTCCTAACGGAACCCGATGCCTATGACCAATATTGTGTAGCAGCCGAGACTGGACAAAATTCAGTGCAAGTGCAGTTCTGGCAAAATACAATTCCGGAACCGACTGATTTGGAAACAAGAGAGGTAAGTTCCCTATATATTAGTTGACCGGATTTTTTTCTCCTTTGACAAATTCCTAGGATTCCATTCATTTCTATAACAAAATAGAGGATAATATTCGTGGTATTTCTAGCGCTTCACTGATACTTTCGTGAAATGGTCACCACTTGGCACATACATCGTCACCTTCCACAAACCTGGCGTTGCTATTTGGGGCGGAACCAGCTAcaataaaatcaacaaattCCCACATCCTGGTACTCAATTTGTAGATTTTTCGCCGGGCGAAAACTACTTGGTAACTTACGGACCGACACAAACTGGCCAAAAAATCATAATCTGGGATATACGTAGTGGACAGGAGAAGCGTAGTTTCGTTTCGGACAACATGTCCAGTATGTCCATGTTCCGCTGGTCACATGATGACAAGTACGTAGCTCGAATGTGTGAGAATTCGATTCAAGTTTATGAAACACCAGGCTTCTATCTGCTGGACATGAAATCGATTAAGATTCCGGGAATACGCAGTTTCAGCTGGTCGCCAACTGATAATATCATCGCTTATTGGGTCGCGGAAGAAACCGATGTTCCCGCGAAGGTGACATTAATGGAAATCCCGAAGAAACGAGAAATTCGTAACAAAAATCTTTTCAACGTTGCCGACTGTAAAATTCACTGGCAAAAGTCTGGCGATTATTTGTGCGTGAAAGTCGATCGATTCTCGAAATcgaaaaaagacaaaaaggacGCAGACGTGAAATTCTTGGGAATGTTCTACAACTTCGAAATCTTCCACATGCGCGAGAAAGACATTCCTGTTGATTCAGTGGAATTGAAAGAATTGATTTTAGCCTTTGCTTGGGAGCCAGTTGGAACAAAGTTTGGAATAATCCATGGGGACCCAAGTAATGCTAATGTTAGCTTCTACGAAGTGAAGAAGGGACAAAaaccttctttggtgaagaaacTGGAGAAGAAGCTTTGCACTCATATGTTCTGGTCTCCACGTGGGCAGTTTGTTGTGTTGGGGAACTTGACAATGGGCACCCTTGAATTCGTGGATACAAACAACGATTTCGTTGTGATGACTACGGCTGATCATTTCCGGGCTTCCGATGTTGAATGGGATCCAACAGGACGATATGTAGTTACAGGCGTGTCTTCGTGGAAGGTAAAAGAAGATACAGGGTACAATATGTACTCGTTCCAAGGTCGCCTGCTGAGACGGACCATGCTTAAGAACTTCGTTCAATTCCTTTGGCGACCAAGACCTCCATCACTTCTGTCAGAGGCGCAACAAAAGGAAATTAAGAAGAACTTGAAGAAGTACTATCCACAGTTTGAGAGCAAGGATCGTATGCGCATGACACGTGCATCGAAGGAGTTGCTCGAAAAGCGAGCACAACTACGAGCTCAGTTCATGG of Hermetia illucens chromosome 4, iHerIll2.2.curated.20191125, whole genome shotgun sequence contains these proteins:
- the LOC119654663 gene encoding eukaryotic translation initiation factor 3 subunit B; its protein translation is MAKKKSEEYGGDCEADGEYGEEPNFEDPEGFVDDVTDEELLADVLKQKPCETDGVENVVVVDNIPKVGPARQEKLKSVVEKLFANFGKIVNVYYPLDEEETTKGYAFLEYKNSAQAEEAVKALNNHRLDKSHTFAVNLFTDFQKYENIPEKWEPPTQQPYKVQEDLYNFLTEPDAYDQYCVAAETGQNSVQVQFWQNTIPEPTDLETRERFTDTFVKWSPLGTYIVTFHKPGVAIWGGTSYNKINKFPHPGTQFVDFSPGENYLVTYGPTQTGQKIIIWDIRSGQEKRSFVSDNMSSMSMFRWSHDDKYVARMCENSIQVYETPGFYLLDMKSIKIPGIRSFSWSPTDNIIAYWVAEETDVPAKVTLMEIPKKREIRNKNLFNVADCKIHWQKSGDYLCVKVDRFSKSKKDKKDADVKFLGMFYNFEIFHMREKDIPVDSVELKELILAFAWEPVGTKFGIIHGDPSNANVSFYEVKKGQKPSLVKKLEKKLCTHMFWSPRGQFVVLGNLTMGTLEFVDTNNDFVVMTTADHFRASDVEWDPTGRYVVTGVSSWKVKEDTGYNMYSFQGRLLRRTMLKNFVQFLWRPRPPSLLSEAQQKEIKKNLKKYYPQFESKDRMRMTRASKELLEKRAQLRAQFMEYRNKRIAEWTEQKSRRLQLRNHVDTDNLDTEDVDEEIVEFLVKEDVTVLE